A stretch of the Desulforamulus ferrireducens genome encodes the following:
- a CDS encoding metallophosphoesterase family protein, whose product MSVKFIHCSDLHLGRQRLAGKLPDSDMRAAFQYIVNFTLEQQADALLIAGDIFDSPNILPPYLQQATECLAPLQRAGVPVFAIEGNHDRATISGDTPSWVRYLNDIGLLHLLTIPFNATGPVIKPWDPQKREGSYIDFKGVRLIGAGYLGAGTIKRAKLIAEHMAGWQWPGAVVMLLHAGPDYMVQEGGGFAKESLAFLRENVDYLALGHIHKPMTYENWAINPGSPEHIRLEESRYDGKPRGLAVVEIDPLADNPLLRAEILAVPKRQVLTVTYDCTPHSNRTKRAMELISEDIAQKLRELGAGPETAVRLELIGAVNLGRIRLDTAALAEFLEQQVPVRAVEVNSTGLQLATNATGSELAAVVTTSREALELQAIHELLTEKPLPGLEEQVDALARLFYQFKEDVRQNATPQEIRERLSGSELVDRLVAEELNQLPARSVAAAKDGEA is encoded by the coding sequence TTGCTCATAGCCGGGGACATTTTTGATTCGCCCAACATCCTGCCCCCCTACCTCCAGCAGGCCACAGAATGTCTTGCCCCTCTGCAGCGGGCTGGTGTCCCGGTATTTGCCATAGAGGGCAACCACGATCGGGCTACCATTTCCGGGGATACCCCCAGCTGGGTAAGGTATTTAAACGACATTGGACTATTGCACCTGCTAACGATACCCTTTAATGCCACCGGCCCGGTAATTAAGCCCTGGGACCCTCAGAAAAGGGAGGGCTCCTATATTGATTTTAAGGGTGTTCGCCTGATTGGCGCGGGCTATTTGGGTGCCGGTACCATTAAACGGGCCAAGCTCATTGCGGAACATATGGCCGGTTGGCAGTGGCCTGGGGCAGTGGTTATGCTGCTTCACGCCGGCCCTGATTATATGGTGCAAGAAGGGGGCGGCTTTGCTAAAGAGAGCTTAGCCTTTCTAAGAGAAAATGTGGACTATTTGGCTTTGGGCCATATTCATAAACCCATGACTTATGAGAACTGGGCCATTAACCCCGGTTCTCCGGAGCATATTCGTTTAGAGGAAAGTAGGTACGATGGTAAGCCCCGGGGGTTAGCGGTGGTGGAAATTGATCCCCTGGCGGACAACCCTCTGCTGCGGGCAGAAATATTGGCAGTGCCCAAAAGGCAAGTTTTAACGGTAACCTACGATTGCACCCCCCACAGCAACCGGACGAAACGGGCCATGGAGCTAATCTCCGAGGATATTGCCCAAAAACTTAGGGAACTGGGGGCTGGGCCGGAAACCGCTGTACGCTTGGAACTCATCGGTGCGGTAAATTTGGGCCGCATCCGTTTGGATACCGCTGCCCTGGCAGAGTTTTTGGAGCAGCAGGTACCGGTGCGAGCGGTGGAGGTTAATTCCACCGGTTTACAGTTAGCCACTAACGCTACCGGCAGTGAACTGGCAGCGGTAGTCACAACCTCCCGGGAAGCCTTGGAATTACAGGCTATTCATGAATTGTTGACGGAGAAGCCTTTGCCGGGCTTGGAGGAACAAGTGGATGCTCTGGCCAGGTTATTTTACCAGTTTAAAGAGGATGTGCGCCAAAACGCCACGCCCCAGGAGATTAGGGAACGTCTCAGTGGCAGTGAGCTGGTGGACAGGTTGGTGGCCGAAGAATTAAATCAACTGCCCGCTCGCTCGGTGGCAGCGGCAAAGGATGGTGAGGCCTAA